GAAGTTCCGCAAGGATGCGAAAGAAGTATTGACTAGATGTTATCATTGAGCGGGCTTCTTCATTTTTGCTAATTGCCTGAACGCctattttatataaaaatgTTAAAACAATCGCATATATCAAGGCTGCTTTCGAAACCCTCGGCATAATGTTGCTTGAGTGAACGCCGCAGAGAATCATTACTTGTCAATAACTTTGTTGTAGTGGTCAGCGCTGTCAGCGGTGTTAAACTGACATTGATGCGCCACGATCGGCGGCTCACTCGATCATCAATATGCCTTAAGGTGTCGCCGCTATGTTGCAACCAGAGCAAATCAATGAATCATATGCGTCAAAATAGCAGTGACATCTTACTTTTTTCTCTTATCGATAACATCCGGGTCGAATAGTAAGCTCAAGAATCTCCACATATTAGGCGACAACCGCTGATAAATTTGTCTGTGACTTTAGAAGTCTTTAAAACATTTGTTACGTATTGGAATATTAGCAATCAAACTGCATGCATGCGGAAATCTTAACACGAGGTTAGTGGGTGGGGGCCATTATGTTATCAAGACATTTTGATTTAGGGTAAATTTAGGTTTTGACCCATTGATCTATCTTTCGGTTTTCGGATCTGCGTAAATGAGGCTTTAGACCCTATGCGGACCATATTGATGTCTATCTCATACTTGACCTTCTCGTTTAGACATGAACGCGTATTAGATATGTATATGTGGAATCAATTAGAAATATCAGTGCCCGCTCTTGAGGCACGATAccgtgtcaaatttcactaAGATTTGGGGCCCTAAATTTATTCGAGACGGGGTTTTCAGTTGAGAACGGACCAAGTGAGGGACAAAGGAAAAGGATTCTTCTGTGCGACGATTATCTGCTCGTGCCGATAGCAGGCCAAGAGCAATACCGACAGTGGTGAAATTTAAGGACAGTCTTCTGATCAAGAAGAAAATATCATCCTAACACGTTTCGACCTGCATCGAAGTCAGATAGTAAGAAAATGGAAGAAGGCCCGTCCACGACCATTGAAGACACCATCCGCTTATGTCTACCGCACCTCGACGAGCACCGATTCACCAGGCTCCTCTGGAGACTACGGACACTGGGTGTGGTAGACGTGATCCAGTTCTCTTACTTAATTCCGGAAAAcctttgtgatattttgacGCCTGGAGAGAGCCAGCAGCTACTGACGGAGTGGCACAAAGCACAAGGTTTGTCCATAGTTCCAAGGTTGTTGGTTCATTCATGGTAGTTGTGGTCCGATATAATGATTGTTGACACCAGTTTATTGCACAATTCCTTCCCCATTTACTCATCAGTCGATTTCACATCAGGCGGCAACAAGCCTTCTTCAACTGACCCTATCCTGAGCTAGTTCCTCGATTTGGCTGGGTGTAAGCAGTCTTTTTCCATCTCCTAACGGTCCCTATATGCGTACAtctatcaatcaataaatcaaaagCGATACATCCAATGACATGCGGGGATCATGTTGTTATGTCTTTCCAGTTCATCTGCAAAGCGCTGAACAGTATTCAGCTGGTTGGTATGAAGAACCACAGATCTCCCAGGAATTCTTGGACCGATTCGTCAAGGCTTCCTATGACGGAGACATTGGGACGATACACCATCTTCTGAACCAAGGGGTTGATCCTAATTGCTCAAACCAGGTGGGTTTCACTATAAGGTTAGCTCATGGTAATCAGCCCGCTCTCATCGATCCTCAGGGATTTCCTGCAAAGGTCATTGTACATGTTCTACAAATATCGAGAAAGAGCTCAAGACGTGGTTGAGTATTTAGCAGCGGGATTAGGATATCACATATAACGCAAATCTGTGACTGACTGACTAACACAACGGAAATCAAGAAAGCATTGGTCGCAGTTGTCTCCAAAGAACGTTCAGCTCCGACGTCTTCGAAGTGGTGGCTCTACTGTTTGCTGAGACCTGCTCATGCTCCCGTTACcttcaccagagtctttcaataaaatatttttttagaacCTCTTCACTGCTCTCTACAATGCCGCACAGAATGGTTTCACCTCCACCGTCGACTTTCTACTCCGTCATCGGGCAGATCCGAACATCACGTGCGCGGTAAGTTTAGAGGTTAAGTCCGAGTCAACTCCACTTCAAATGCACAGAACGCAGATAGTTGAAGAAATTAACCAAACCAAGCAAAGCAAAATTGATATGTCATTTGTATGCAACTCAATCAATCAACTTACCAAAGTCTTGGTTAAATGATTCTATCCAAGTCTTTTGGTTGGGGTTCTGTCCTCATCAGACGATGGGAGCAGTGGAACATATAATCAACTACTCCGCGTTATCTCtcaaggacatcacatgaaTTTTTGACATCCTGAAAATCCTGATATATCTCGACCGATGTACTTTTTGATGAATTgagatattatctcgatcgattgACTCAATATCTCAATTTATCGAGAATATAAGTCGATCGACCGAGATATTTCAGAAAATTATTTTTCAcgttgaaaaaaattgtcaagtgATGTCCTTTTCTGTCCACCTAGTCGTTCTCTTTGCAATGCAAACGTTATGTAGAAACATCTGTGAGATGAAAATGAAGAGGTGGTTTCGTTATCACAGCTCCCTAACTCAAGATATGCTTTTGCAAACCAGTTGTATGTCGTGATAGACTAAAATAGTTCATACTGTTTATTGTAGGGACCGCGTTGCATGACCCCACTGTACACGGCAGCGTCCAGATGTCACATACAGATCGCTGTGTATCTTCTACAATATGGCGCTCATGTCAACGCTAGGGTTGGGGTTTGTATTTGAAACCAGATCGATATCAATACACAATCATACATCAAACCAGATATTTCCTTTTTGTATGATTTCTTTTGTACATAAGCGATCTGCTGGAAGAAGTATCCGATGTTCGTTATGAAAAAACATTGAAACGAACTTGGAAAATCGTCGTACAATTTCCGGAAAAATACTTTACTtatgaaaaacaacaacatttgcaACGCGGGAGTGCCGATAATGCGACCGATATGCAACTGAAAAGAACGCTCCTGGAAAGTTCTTGTCTTCCATTAGCGACACTACCATCCATTTACTATCCCTTGATCTTGTTGCAGGAATTGGGATCGACAGCCCTGACAGTGGCGGCAGAAAAAGGGCACTGCCAAATGGTCGCTCTGCTTCTCAGATGCGGCGCTGATGTTAATATGACTTATGGAGTAAGCGTGCACCGCTAACAGACAAACGTTCTACCCTCCTTTGATCATCCGCTGGTGTTTTATGTACAAAAGAACCGCAACGAATTCTAGATGCTGCACGACAGAGTCAGTGTATCACATACGACAGAGCATCATTGCTTTATAGCGTATTTTTATTTACCTTTACCCGGCCTTTACCTTCCTTAGGTTTCGCAGTCGACTGCCCTAATTATCGCCTCGAGCCGGGGACACCTGGAGCTAGTCGAGATGCTGCTGGATGCTGGTGCTAATGTAAATGCAACACAAGAGGTAGGAATTTCACATGAAACACAGTGAGGATTGCCATTGTGGCGAAGGAGGAAAACAGTCTGAGTGCAGTGTTATTCAATATGATAAGTACATGTTCTTTGTTACTGCAAAAAAAGATTGCCTTTCCAAGTCATAAAAGAGGCGACAGACGTGCATCTTCAAGTGGTTCTTCTGTAGGCTAAGACGTCTGCTGCAATATTTCATCCTGCGACGCTTTATAAAGAAATTGCTTTCCGTTACCACGTTGATGCAAATGACAAAACGGTCGTTTTATGGCTCGCTAAGGGCCTATCCCTTTTATAGTTTTGTTGTGACTTGCAGATATTTATACATTGGTAATCCGTCTTCTTGCtgtattttttttctgaattcaTCGTTTCTTCAGACTACAGGCTCCTCGGCCTTGACCTTCGCGGCGGAAAGAGGTCATCAAGATGTTGTCCGTACTCTACTTCTCCATGGAGCCAACTCGAATGCAACATTCCTGGTAAGGAAGATGGCAGTTAGtctggtaggcctacactctAAAAAATAACAGTTCTTGAGATTATGAAAAAACTTTTTTCGGCCAAAATGAATATGCACCCCTTAGAGCTTTAAACGGAAGTGAAAAACCCTTCGATATTATTCAGATTGCTCTAGTCATACACAGTCGatatatcatttattcatctgtgaaaaaTTCATGCCTTTGTCTCCAGAAGACAGGATTTAATGAAATCCACCGAGGAAGACATTCTGCACGGTAAAGGAGTCTGGTATGACAAAGCCTACGGTCATCGACTGAATCGAATCCGTACAAGAGAAGCAGCGGAAGTTATTTTCGAATTAAATGACCAATAACTGAACATGGAAGCCTTTCTGGACAAGTTCAGGTTTCCTGATCTCTATTAACGGAAGCCATACAACAAACACCGGTGATTGCTTAGTAGCAGCGCATTCCGGTCCAATGGCATCGCATCACTGCTGGCTGGGTCTCAGTCATCAGTGATTCGGGTTTCATATGAGCACCgtctgaaaatttcaaattgtttttATTGCCTTTTTTAGTTCTGCATAAAGAGCACTGAACATATTTTTCGTGAAAAAAGAGGCAGTCAATAGAAAATCGGGTCACTGAGAGCAAAATATTTCTGAAATACAACTCCACTTTTTTATCTGTACAAACATGGATGGAATGATTGATATTTAACCAGTACCCATGTTTACAATCACTAGAAATTTCAATGAAGTGGACAGTGCCTCGCAAGGTCTGTAcaaattgtgaagaaaatgaaaaaatatgttttgatgTTGTAGAATGGACTGACCTCGGCCATAATAGCCGCAGACCGTGGTCATCAGGAGGTTCTAACTGAGCTCTTGCGATGTGGTGCAGTCATCAACGCAGTTGATCGGGTTAGTACAAAAAACTTATTTcctctttaaaaaaatcatttacaCACAGTATTTGTCGCGCAGTCGGTCATATCTGGTGCAATAATCAGGGTGGCCAACAGTATGAAGCAGGCTGTGGAATAAATTTTCAGTATATTTGCCGTTGCCGGTTTTGCCTATCAATCACCATGAAATTATTTCGTGGGGGTCGTTGTTACAGTGATAATGTACAGTGGCTAGGAAAATATACGTTAAGGAAAAAAATTCAGTCATGTGCTTTCAAGCTGCAATACCCTCAATGAATGAACTCATAACAACATTTTGCTTACTCGCGTATAAGAAGCTTTAGGCGGAAGTTCTTGCGACTTCTTAACTAATTCTGACAATGGGAACCATACAAGTCAGACACTGATGTCCAATCTATCACTAATGGCGAAGCTGTTCACTTTGCCTGAATAGATAACCGGCAAGCAGTTTGATAGTCACCAAAGGGGTCTGTTAGTGGTGACGGCGGGGCTTTAGTTCTCTATTAGTCTAAGGATTAACCTGATGTAAACTAATCAGATGCATACCAACATCTTTTGAAGTCAGGTGCAGTTGCCTACGGTCAACTGGTTAGTCAAGTGCTAAGCACGGCCAG
The sequence above is a segment of the Lineus longissimus chromosome 12, tnLinLong1.2, whole genome shotgun sequence genome. Coding sequences within it:
- the LOC135497137 gene encoding 26S proteasome non-ATPase regulatory subunit 10-like isoform X2, yielding MEEGPSTTIEDTIRLCLPHLDEHRFTRLLWRLRTLGVVDVIQFSYLIPENLCDILTPGESQQLLTEWHKAQVHLQSAEQYSAGWYEEPQISQEFLDRFVKASYDGDIGTIHHLLNQGVDPNCSNQNLFTALYNAAQNGFTSTVDFLLRHRADPNITCAGPRCMTPLYTAASRCHIQIAVYLLQYGAHVNARVGVSQSTALIIASSRGHLELVEMLLDAGANVNATQETTGSSALTFAAERGHQDVVRTLLLHGANSNATFLNGLTSAIIAADRGHQEVLTELLRCGAVINAVDRVGDSPLHCAARKGFWRIARWLLEHGANPSIENQDLETPMQATQDDSVKKLIQCYIAV
- the LOC135497137 gene encoding ankyrin repeat and KH domain-containing protein 1-like isoform X1 — translated: MEEGPSTTIEDTIRLCLPHLDEHRFTRLLWRLRTLGVVDVIQFSYLIPENLCDILTPGESQQLLTEWHKAQVHLQSAEQYSAGWYEEPQISQEFLDRFVKASYDGDIGTIHHLLNQGVDPNCSNQNLFTALYNAAQNGFTSTVDFLLRHRADPNITCAGPRCMTPLYTAASRCHIQIAVYLLQYGAHVNARVGELGSTALTVAAEKGHCQMVALLLRCGADVNMTYGVSQSTALIIASSRGHLELVEMLLDAGANVNATQETTGSSALTFAAERGHQDVVRTLLLHGANSNATFLNGLTSAIIAADRGHQEVLTELLRCGAVINAVDRVGDSPLHCAARKGFWRIARWLLEHGANPSIENQDLETPMQATQDDSVKKLIQCYIAV